From one Solanum stenotomum isolate F172 chromosome 12, ASM1918654v1, whole genome shotgun sequence genomic stretch:
- the LOC125846266 gene encoding uncharacterized protein LOC125846266 has protein sequence MEEIEHKYIEVNGLKLHIAEIGSGSSPVVVFLHGFPEIWYSWRYQMLAVAKAGYRAIAPDFRGYGLSDQPTQPEKTTFLDLNNDLLALLDALNISKVFLVGKDFGSFVVSYFSILHKERVSGFIVMGVPFLPPKPLEFKQGLPEGFYISRFAVPGRAEADFGRLDAKTVVKNVYILFSRSELPIANEDQEIMDIVQPSTPLPPWFSEEDLTAYGALYENSGFRTALQVPYRSLHEQVNITDPTVHVPALFIKGEKDYFLKFPGIEDYISSGVLKSLVPNLQIVNLPEGTHFVQEQLPDEVNQLVLEFLTKNSKLQ, from the exons atggaagaaatagAGCACAAATACATTGAAGTGAATGGGCTAAAGCTTCATATAGctgaaattggaagtgggtcttcccCAGTTGTGGTGTTCTTACATGGATTCCCTGAAATTTGGTATTCTTGGAGGTACCAGATGCTAGCTGTAGCCAAAGCGGGTTACAGAGCTATTGCACCCGATTTTAGAGGATATGGGTTGTCGGATCAACCAACCCAACCCGAGAAAACCACATTTCTGGATCTGAACAATGAcctccttgcacttcttgatgcTCTTAATATCTCTAAG GTTTTTCTCGTCGGTAAAGACTTTGGATCTTTTGTCGTTTCGTATTTTTCCATTCTCCATAAGGAGAGAGTCTCTGGATTTATTGTTATGGGGGTGCCATTTTTGCCTCCAAAACCTCTTGAGTTTAAACAAGGCCTCCCTGAAGGCTTCTATATTTCGAGATTTGCG GTGCCTGGGAGAGCTGAAGCTGATTTTGGTCGTCTTGATGCCAAAACAGTAGTGAAGAATGTATACATTCTTTTCTCCAGAAGTGAATTACCGATAGCCAATGAAGATCAGGAAATCATGGACATTGTGCAACCTTCAACTCCTCTACCCCCTTGGTTCTCTGAGGAAGACCTGACTGCATATGGTGCTTTGTATGAGAACTCTGGATTCCGAACTGCTTTGCAGGTTCCCTATAG GTCACTGCATGAACAAGTCAACATTACAGATCCAACCGTTCACGTTCCAGCACTGTTCATCAAGGGAGAGAAAGATTATTTCCTCAAATTTCCAGGAATCGAAGATTACATTAGTAGTGGAGTCCTCAAAAGTTTAGTCCCCAATCTGCAGATAGTTAACTTACCAGAAGGAACCCATTTTGTTCAAGAACAACTACCTGACGAAGTTAATCAACTCGTGCTCGAATTCCTCACCAAGAATAGTAAGCTTCAGTAA
- the LOC125846254 gene encoding wings apart-like protein 2, with product MIVRTYGRRSRSMSRSYSESGLNDDVSDHTLSQENSQDIYNFGFSSQDSVHWSSNFNNSDPYDVGSSQGCQELSILPSRKEDRDLGFEGHDGVLWKPKKVKVFDWEPYSLNSSQESDEFSFLPDGGEYGGLGKFDGGLHEPKKVKKTGKGKENGVLQKKKKKVKSKELGLPSLGPTATLMETQECGEMMEHMDEVNFALDGLRKGQPARIRRASLLSLLSICGTAQQRRLLRAHGMAKTIIDTVLGLSFDDSPSNLAAAGLFYILTSDGGDDHLLDSPSCIRFLIKLLRPVAAPASVAKAPTIGSKLLAMRLDADVTQDSVKGLDSTSSSITRKVQEVLISCKEIKPNDGNGHDRPELNPKWISLLTMAKACLSTISIEDTSGTVRRSKDNFKEKLRELGGLDAVFDVARSCHSVLEGWSKKSSQSILESKDNTAIESLVLLLKCLKIMENATFLSMDNQNHLLQMKGKFDSLNSPRSFTKLILSVIKILSGSYLCRASLGSSNDGKVCDLSDGTARALELRSLSDKNDGSCQILCIDSSTTCYTSEGSCSQKNLGETQTDQIGSSISSLEFASTSTSDSWQLKLRIESSKSGSCSGTSEDFSFGVNKNSSKVNFLIGDNQRINGDKRLELMEESQDPFAFDDDFGPSRWDLMSTKQKVPETQIRQTSLFERDDEYQSLIVRSQQESSCQENKPESSSKENNQSGQTSCSSVADDEMSTLLADCLLTAVKVLMNLTNDNPVGCQQIAAGGGLEALSALIASHFPSFSLHLDRNGSSKSSVGSDSDGHLNDQELDFLVAILGLLVNLVEKDGCNRSRLAAASISLPGSEGLFMGETQTDVIPLLCAIFLANQGAGEAAGEGKCLQWDDEDAVLQGEKEAEKMIIEAYSALLLAFLSTESKSIRQAIAGYLPDHKLSVLVPVLERFVEFHMTLNMISPETHSTVLEVIESCRVR from the exons ATGATCGTTAGAACATACGGCCGGCGGAGTAGAAGCATGTCCCGGAGCTACTCTGAATCAGGCTTAAACGATGATGTTTCGGACCACACACTTTCTCAGGAGAATTCTCAAGATATTTACAATTTTGGATTTTCATCTCAAGACTCAGTTCACTGGTCGTCGAATTTCAATAATTCAGATCCATACGATGTCGGCTCATCTCAAGGGTGTCAAGAATTGTCGATTTTGCCATCAAGAAAGGAGGATAGGGATTTGGGTTTTGAGGGTCATGATGGGGTTTTGTGGAAACCCAAGAAAGTAAAGGTGTTTGATTGGGAGCCTTATAGTTTGAATTCATCACAAGAATCGGATGAATTTTCGTTTTTACCAGATGGGGGGGAGTATGGTGGCCTTGGGAAATTTGATGGGGGATTACATGAACCGAAGAAGGTGAAGAAGACTGGGAAGGGTAAGGAAAATGGGGTtttgcagaagaagaagaagaaggtgaaGTCGAAGGAGCTGGGATTGCCTTCGCTGGGGCCCACAGCGACTTTGATGGAGACTCAAGAATGTGGTGAGATGATGGAACATATGGATGAGGTGAATTTTGCGTTGGATGGTTTGAGGAAAGGGCAGCCTGCGAGAATCAGAAGGGCGAGTTTATTGTCATTGCTATCTATATGTGGAACAGCTCAGCAGCGTCGCCTTTTACGGGCTCACGG GATGGCAAAAACTATTATTGATACTGTTTTGGGACTCAGCTTTGATGACTCACCTAGCAACCTTGCTGCAGCAGGTCTATTCTACATTTTGACCAGTGAT GGAGGAGACGACCATCTTCTTGATTCACCCAGCTGCATTCGCTTTCTTATAAAATTGTTAAGACCAGTTGCTGCTCCTGCTTCCGTAGCAAAGGCTCCAACTATTGGGAGCAAACTTTTGGCGATGCGCTTAGATGCTGATGTGACTCAAGATTCTGTAAAAGGCCTAGATTCTACTTCCTCTTCAATAACCCGCAAGGTGCAGGAGGTTCTTATTTCTTGCAAGGAAATAAAGCCAAATGATGGAAATGGACATGACAGACCAGAATTAAACCCAAAATGGATTAGTTTACTGACAATGGCAAAAGCTTGCTTGTCGACAATCTctattgaag ATACTTCTGGTACTGTGCGGAGAAGTAAGGACAACTTCAAAGAAAAGCTGAGAGAGCTTGGAGGACTTGATGCGGTCTTTGACGTGGCAAGGAGTTGTCATTCTGTTTTGGAG GGTTGGTCAAAGAAAAGCTCACAGTCTATCTTAGAATCTAAAGATAATACTGCCATAGAAAGTCTGGTGCTACTCTTAAAATGTTTGAAGATCATGGAAAATGCAACCTTTCTTAGTATGGACAATCAG AATCACTTGCTTCAAATGAAAGGAAAATTTGATAGTCTGAACTCCCCAAGGTCTTTCACAAAGCTAATCTTAAGTGTGATCAAGATTCTCTCTG GGTCTTACCTGTGTAGAGCTTCTTTGGGAAGTTCCAATGATGGAAAAGTCTGTGACCTTTCTGATGGAACTGCTCGTGCTTTAGAATTACGTTCACTATCAGATAAGAACG ATGGAAGTTGTCAGATTTTGTGCATTGATTCCTCTACGACATGCTATACAAGTGAAGGTTCCTGTTCCCAGAAGAACTTGGGTGAAACTCAAACTGATCAGATTGGTTCATCCATATCTAGTTTAGAATTCGCTAGCACTTCCACCAGTGATTCTTGGCAGCTTAAATTGAGGATTGAATCTTCCAAGTCTGGGTCATGTAGTGGAACCTCTGAGGACTTCAGTTTTGGGGTCAAcaagaattcatcaaaagtGAATTTTTTGATTGGTGATAATCAAAGAATTAATGGAGATAAGAGACTTGAACTTATGGAAGAGAGCCAAGATCCTTTTGCATTTGATGATGATTTTGGACCTTCACGATGGGATTTAATGTCTACTAAGCAAAAGGTGCCTGAAACTCAAATTAGGCAGACATCACTTTTTGAACGTGATGATGAATACCAATCTCTTATTGTGCGAAGCCAGCAAGAGTCAAGTTGCCAGGAGAACAAACCAGAGTCAAGTAGCAAGGAGAACAATCAATCTGGTCAGACCTCTTGTTCTTCTGTTGCTGATGACGAAATGTCGACCCTTCTGGCAGATTGCCTTCTCACAGCTGTTAAG GTTCTGATGAACTTGACGAATGACAACCCTGTTGGCTGTCAGCAAATTGCTGCCGGTGGTGGACTAGAAGCTTTATCTGCTTTGATCGCCAGCCATTTTCCGTCCTTCAGCTTGCATTTGGATCGTAATGGGTCATCAAAATCAAGTGTTGGATCTGATAGTGATGGCCATCTCAATGATCAAGAGCTAGATTTTCTTGTTGCTATTTTGGGTTTGCTGGTCAATTTGGTAGAGAAGGATGGCTGCAACAG GTCTAGACTTGCAGCTGCTAGTATTTCATTGCCTGGATCAGAAGGTTTGTTTATGGGGGAGACTCAGACAGATGTTATCCCTCTGCTATGTGCAATCTTTCTGGCAAATCAAGGGGCTGGAGAGGCTGCTGGGGAAGGAAAATGTTTGCAATGG GATGATGAAGATGCTGTACTACAGGGGGAGAAAGAAGCTGAAAAAATGATTATTGAAGCATATTCAGCTCTCCTTCTTGCCTTTCTTTCAACTGAGAG CAAGAGCATACGGCAGGCAATTGCTGGTTATTTACCAGATCATAAATTGTCCGTTCTTGTACCTGTGCTGGAGAGATTTGTG GAATTCCACATGACACTGAACATGATTTCGCCGGAGACGCATTCAACAGTGCTTGAAGTTATAGAATCTTGTAGGGTTAGGTGA